A genome region from Oncorhynchus gorbuscha isolate QuinsamMale2020 ecotype Even-year linkage group LG26, OgorEven_v1.0, whole genome shotgun sequence includes the following:
- the LOC124015791 gene encoding zinc finger protein OZF-like — MSSVNYSPPFLCWTEKEALVKEEEEEAVKIQKQVDGEAVTVKDEEEDAFRVKEEEDVTVKEEEDAVFGIEAEVKEDEDVFGMKDEEGEIIVTLEEDEEEKTGDLINTSKYIERCDYRGSSGEPQQHHDADEAEKRLSRSELLKKHQQRPTGTKSHCCSDCGKRLNSSSNLKIHQRIHTGEKPYSCDQCGKSFTTSSNLTIHQRIHTGEKPYGCDQCGKSFTTSSYLTIHQSTHTGEKPYACDQCGKRFILLETLKSHQRIHSGEKPFGCYQCGTSFSHLSSLIGHQRGHTGEKPYSCDQCGKSFTTSSNLTIHQRTHTGEKPYGCDQCGKSFTTSSNLTIHQRTHTGEKPYGCDQCGKSFTTSSKLTIHQRTHTGEKYFSCDQCGKSFGQSGQLTVHQRTHTGQKPYSCDQCGKSFGQSGQLTVHQRTHTGQKPYSCDQCGKRYSSKRSLIKHQKIHEGVVS, encoded by the exons ATGAGTTCAGTAAActactctcctccttttctctgctggacggagaaagaagctctggtaaaagaggaggaagaggaggctgttaaaatacaaaaacaagtagatGGTGAGGCTGTTACCGTGAAAGATGAGGAGGAAgacgcgttcagagtgaaagaggaggaggatgttactgtgaaagaagaggaggatgcagTTTTTGGAATAGAGGCTGAAGTGAAAGAAGATGAAGACGTTTTTGGAATGaaggatgaagagggggagattATTGTCACATTAGAGGAGGACGAAGAAGAGAAGACTggagatctgattaacaccagtaaatACA tagagagatgtgactatcgtggatcctctggggagcctcagcaacatcatgatgctgacgaggcagagaaaagactctccagatcagaactccTCAAGAAACACCAGCAGAGACCCACAGGAACGAAAtctcactgctgctctgactgtgggaaaagaTTGAACTCTTCATCAAACCTTAAAATACATCAAagaattcacacaggagagaaaccttatagctgtgatcaatgtgggaagagttttactacatctagcAATCTAACTATACACCAGaggatacacacaggagagaaaccttatggctgtgatcaatgtgggaagagttttactacatctagctaTCTAACTATACACCAGAGTACACACACGGGAGAGAAACCTTACGCCTGTGATCAATGTGGAAAGAGATTTATTCTGCTAGAAACCCTGAaatcacaccagagaatacatTCTGGAGAGAAACCTTTTGGCTGTTATCAATGTGGGACGAGTTTTTCTCACTTAAGCAGCCTGATAGGACACCAGCGGGGacacacaggagaaaaaccttatagctgtgatcaatgtgggaaaagCTTTACTACATCTAGCAATCTaactatacaccagagaacacacacaggagagaaaccttatggctgtgatcaatgtgggaaaagttttactacatctagcaatctaactatacaccagagaacacacacaggagagaaaccttatggctgtgatcaatgtgggaagagttttactacatctagcAAACTaactatacaccagagaacacacacaggagagaaatattttagctgtgatcaatgtgggaagagtttcggTCAATCTGGCCAACTGActgtacaccagagaacacacaccggacagaaaccttatagctgtgatcaatgtgggaagagttttggtcaATCTGGCCAACTGActgtacaccagagaacacacacaggacagaaaccttatagctgtgatcaatgtgggaagagatacTCTAGTAAAAGATCTCTgatcaaacatcagaaaatacatgaaggagttgtttcatga